In one window of Haloprofundus halophilus DNA:
- a CDS encoding 50S ribosomal protein L1 → MADDSIVQAVSRALDEAPARNFSETVDLAVNLRDLDLNDPSNRVDESIVLPSGTGQDTQIVVFATGETALRAEDVADDVLDGNDLEELGDDSDAAKDLADETDFFVAEANMMQDIGRYLGTVLGPRGKMPTPLQPDDDVVEVVNRMKNTVQLRSRDRRTFHTRVGADSMSAEEIADNIDVIVRRLEADLEKGPLNIDSIYVKTTMGPSVEVAG, encoded by the coding sequence ATGGCAGACGACTCTATCGTACAAGCGGTCTCTCGCGCGCTCGACGAGGCACCGGCTCGCAACTTCAGCGAGACGGTCGACCTCGCCGTTAACCTGCGCGACTTAGACCTCAACGACCCATCGAATCGTGTCGACGAGAGTATCGTCCTTCCGTCCGGAACCGGCCAGGACACCCAGATTGTGGTGTTCGCCACGGGAGAGACGGCGCTCCGCGCCGAGGACGTCGCAGACGACGTTCTCGACGGAAACGACCTCGAAGAGCTCGGTGACGACTCCGACGCCGCCAAGGACTTGGCGGACGAGACGGACTTCTTCGTCGCCGAAGCCAACATGATGCAGGACATCGGTCGCTACCTCGGTACCGTACTCGGTCCCCGAGGGAAGATGCCGACGCCGCTGCAGCCCGACGACGACGTCGTCGAGGTCGTCAACCGAATGAAGAACACGGTCCAGCTTCGCAGCCGCGACCGACGCACGTTCCACACGCGCGTCGGCGCAGACAGCATGTCCGCCGAGGAGATCGCGGACAACATCGACGTCATCGTACGTCGCCTCGAAGCCGACCTCGAGAAAGGCCCGCTGAACATCGACAGCATCTACGTGAAGACCACCATGGGCCCCTCCGTGGAGGTGGCCGGATGA
- a CDS encoding cystathionine gamma-synthase codes for MDDSSEPRIETRAIHDGQEPDSETGALMTPIYANSTYEQDAPGEHRGYEYSRTGNPTRTALEENLASLEGGAHGRCFSSGMGSINTVMNLLESGDHVVTGDDVYGGTHRIFTQVYEQYDVEFDFVDTTDHDAVAGAMREETKLLWVETPTNPLMRVNDIAALADIAHDNDALCAVDNTFATPYLQRPLEHGADVVSHSLTKYLGGHSDVVGGALVTDDEELDERFGFYQNSVGATPSPFDCFLVLRGTKTLPVRMDRHCDNARELAQWLDDHEAVDRVYYPGLDSHPQHDVAASQMDDFGGMLSFEFDGTLDQASAVVSNTEVFTLAESLGGVESLIEQPAPMTHAAIPREERVAAGLTDSLIRVSVGIEHVDDQKADFQQAFDAALD; via the coding sequence ATGGACGACAGTTCGGAGCCACGAATCGAGACGCGCGCGATTCACGACGGACAGGAACCCGATTCCGAGACGGGGGCGCTGATGACGCCCATCTACGCCAACTCGACGTATGAACAGGACGCGCCGGGCGAGCACCGCGGCTACGAGTACTCGCGGACGGGCAACCCGACGCGGACGGCCCTCGAAGAGAACCTCGCCAGCCTCGAAGGCGGCGCGCACGGCCGGTGTTTCTCCTCGGGAATGGGCTCGATAAACACCGTGATGAACCTGCTCGAATCCGGCGACCACGTCGTCACCGGCGACGACGTCTACGGCGGAACCCACCGCATCTTCACGCAGGTGTACGAGCAGTACGACGTGGAGTTCGACTTCGTCGACACCACCGACCACGACGCCGTCGCCGGCGCGATGCGCGAGGAGACGAAGCTGCTGTGGGTCGAGACGCCGACGAATCCGCTCATGCGCGTCAACGACATCGCGGCGCTCGCCGACATCGCGCACGACAACGACGCGCTCTGCGCCGTCGACAACACCTTCGCGACGCCGTACCTCCAGCGCCCGCTCGAACACGGCGCGGACGTCGTCAGCCACTCGCTGACGAAGTATCTCGGCGGCCACTCCGACGTGGTCGGCGGCGCGCTCGTCACCGACGACGAGGAACTTGACGAGCGGTTCGGGTTCTATCAGAACAGCGTCGGCGCGACGCCGAGTCCGTTCGACTGCTTCCTCGTCCTCCGCGGGACGAAGACGCTCCCCGTCCGGATGGACCGCCACTGCGACAACGCCCGCGAGCTCGCTCAGTGGCTCGACGACCACGAGGCGGTCGACCGGGTCTACTACCCGGGACTCGACTCGCACCCGCAACACGACGTCGCCGCCTCGCAGATGGACGACTTCGGCGGCATGCTCAGCTTCGAGTTCGACGGCACGCTCGACCAGGCGAGCGCGGTCGTCTCGAACACCGAGGTGTTCACGCTCGCCGAGAGCCTCGGCGGCGTCGAGAGTCTCATCGAACAGCCCGCACCGATGACCCACGCCGCGATTCCGCGCGAGGAGCGCGTCGCCGCCGGCCTCACCGACAGTCTCATCCGCGTCAGCGTCGGCATCGAACACGTCGACGACCAGAAGGCCGACTTCCAGCAGGCGTTCGACGCGGCGCTCGACTGA
- a CDS encoding elongation factor 1-beta produces MGKVAAKMKVMPQSPEIDLDELQERLEDALPEGGKINGFERDEVAFGLVALLPTVIVPDDAGGTEAIEESFSNVDGVESVAVENVGRI; encoded by the coding sequence ATGGGGAAAGTCGCAGCCAAGATGAAAGTCATGCCGCAGAGCCCCGAGATCGACCTCGACGAACTGCAGGAGCGTCTCGAAGACGCGCTGCCCGAGGGCGGGAAGATCAACGGCTTCGAGCGCGACGAAGTTGCATTCGGTCTCGTCGCCCTCCTGCCGACGGTCATCGTCCCCGACGACGCCGGCGGCACGGAGGCCATCGAGGAATCGTTCAGCAACGTCGACGGCGTCGAGAGCGTCGCCGTCGAGAACGTCGGTCGCATCTAA
- the rpl12p gene encoding 50S ribosomal protein P1, with the protein MEYVYAALILNETGEEINEDNVTAVLEAAGVDVEESRVKALVAALEDVDIEDAIETAAAAPAAAPAGGSADSEELDTVDEDEAEEDEAEAEEDEEDDEASGEGLGNLFG; encoded by the coding sequence ATGGAATACGTTTACGCAGCTCTCATCCTGAACGAAACGGGCGAAGAAATCAACGAAGACAACGTCACCGCGGTGCTCGAAGCCGCCGGCGTCGACGTCGAGGAATCCCGCGTCAAGGCGCTCGTCGCCGCGCTGGAGGACGTCGACATCGAGGACGCCATCGAGACGGCCGCCGCGGCACCCGCCGCCGCGCCCGCCGGTGGCTCCGCCGACAGCGAAGAACTCGACACCGTCGACGAAGACGAGGCCGAGGAAGACGAGGCCGAAGCCGAAGAGGACGAAGAAGACGACGAGGCCTCCGGCGAGGGTCTCGGCAACCTGTTCGGTTAA
- a CDS encoding 50S ribosomal protein L11 yields the protein MAGTIEVLVPGGQANPGPPLGPELGPTPVDVQAVVQEINDQTDAFDGMEVPVTVEYEDDGSFEISVGVPPTTALIKDEAGFDSGSGTPQSEFVADLSVEQVKKIAEQKSTDLLAYDVKNAAKEVGGTCVTLGVTIEGEDARTFKQRVDSGEYDDVLAEQSEASA from the coding sequence ATGGCTGGAACTATCGAAGTGCTCGTCCCCGGCGGGCAGGCCAACCCCGGACCGCCGCTCGGCCCGGAACTCGGCCCGACGCCGGTGGACGTGCAGGCCGTCGTACAGGAAATCAACGACCAGACCGACGCGTTCGACGGCATGGAAGTCCCCGTCACCGTCGAGTACGAGGACGACGGCTCGTTCGAGATCTCCGTCGGTGTGCCGCCGACGACGGCGCTCATCAAAGACGAGGCGGGCTTCGACTCCGGCAGCGGGACGCCGCAGTCGGAGTTCGTCGCCGACCTCTCCGTCGAGCAGGTCAAGAAGATCGCCGAGCAGAAGAGCACGGACCTGCTGGCGTACGACGTGAAGAACGCCGCCAAGGAAGTCGGCGGCACCTGCGTCACCCTCGGCGTCACCATCGAGGGCGAGGACGCCCGTACGTTCAAGCAGCGCGTCGACTCCGGCGAGTACGACGACGTGCTCGCCGAGCAGAGCGAAGCGAGCGCTTGA
- a CDS encoding HVO_2753 family zinc finger protein has translation MSQSEQRQERQCVSCGINIAGMSAASFKCPDCGLTIYRCAKCRKQSNLYECPDCGFMGP, from the coding sequence ATGAGCCAGTCGGAACAGCGACAGGAGCGACAGTGCGTCTCCTGTGGCATCAACATCGCCGGGATGAGCGCGGCGTCGTTCAAGTGCCCGGACTGCGGGCTGACCATCTACCGATGCGCGAAGTGCCGCAAACAGAGCAACCTCTACGAGTGCCCGGACTGCGGGTTCATGGGGCCGTAA
- a CDS encoding 50S ribosomal protein L10 has protein sequence MSESESVRKTETIPQWKQDEVDELVDFVENYASVGVVGVTGIPSRQLQNMRRELHGSAAVRMSRNTLLVRALEQVDSGYEDLVEHIDGQVALVGTNDNPFGLYKQLEASKTPAPINAGEIAPNDIVIPEGDTGVDPGPFVGELQQVGAQARIMDGSIKVTEDSTVLETGEEVSAELANVLNELGIEPKEVGLDLRAVYSEGTLFDPEDLDIDVDEYRADIQSAVSAATNLSVNAVYPTTQTAPTLIAKATSEAKAVGISAAIAEPDLVPDLVAKADAQLRSLAAQIDDEEALPEELRGVEAPAAPAEESAEEESPDEEDADADQAAEEDADDDDDDDDGGDALGAMFG, from the coding sequence ATGAGCGAGAGCGAATCCGTCCGCAAGACGGAGACGATCCCGCAGTGGAAACAGGACGAGGTCGACGAACTCGTCGACTTCGTCGAGAACTACGCGTCGGTCGGTGTCGTCGGCGTCACCGGCATTCCCAGCCGCCAGCTTCAGAACATGCGGCGGGAACTGCACGGCAGCGCCGCCGTGCGGATGAGCCGCAACACGCTGCTCGTCCGCGCGCTCGAGCAGGTCGACAGCGGCTACGAGGACCTCGTCGAGCACATCGACGGACAGGTCGCGCTCGTCGGCACGAACGACAACCCGTTCGGGCTGTACAAACAGCTCGAAGCGTCGAAGACGCCCGCTCCCATCAACGCGGGCGAAATCGCGCCCAACGACATCGTCATCCCCGAGGGTGACACGGGTGTCGACCCGGGTCCGTTCGTCGGCGAACTCCAGCAGGTGGGCGCGCAAGCGCGCATCATGGACGGCTCCATCAAGGTGACCGAGGACTCCACCGTCCTCGAAACCGGCGAGGAAGTCAGCGCCGAACTCGCGAACGTCCTGAACGAACTCGGCATCGAGCCGAAGGAAGTGGGGCTGGACCTGCGCGCCGTCTACTCCGAGGGTACGCTGTTCGACCCCGAGGACCTCGACATCGACGTCGACGAGTACCGCGCGGACATCCAGTCCGCCGTCTCGGCGGCGACGAACCTCTCGGTCAACGCCGTCTACCCGACGACGCAGACCGCGCCGACGCTCATCGCCAAAGCGACGAGCGAGGCGAAGGCCGTCGGCATCAGCGCCGCTATCGCCGAACCGGACCTCGTGCCGGACCTCGTCGCGAAGGCGGACGCGCAGCTCCGCTCGCTCGCGGCGCAGATCGACGACGAAGAGGCGCTCCCGGAGGAACTGCGCGGCGTGGAAGCGCCCGCAGCGCCCGCCGAGGAGTCCGCCGAGGAGGAATCGCCTGACGAAGAAGACGCAGACGCCGACCAGGCGGCCGAGGAAGACGCCGACGACGACGACGACGACGACGACGGCGGCGACGCACTCGGCGCGATGTTCGGCTAA
- a CDS encoding tripartite tricarboxylate transporter permease has translation MDPLAVGLVPSVRPTLALAPTAELLLFAVCGVCLGTVSGLVPGVHANNFALLLAAVGPTLPGSQTAVGAAILAAGVVHTFLDVVPALALGVPDPAMAATALPGHRLVVAGRGREALRLSALGSVLAVALAVPLALPVTWLMTEAYPVVRAYLPVVLSAVVLLLFVTEPSRRAALAGAFCFVLASALGVSTLDLEPEAPLALGGMLAPLFSGLFGAPVLLDAFDGAGVPPQDDAALALSGREVGWTAGAGSLAGAFVGYLPGVSAAVASVLSLPLVPDVDDEGAREFLVASSGANTSNTVFALFALVTLGTPRTGVMVALEDGGGGVGAGALPALLATTALAALAGFVLVVVVGDSYLRVVGRTNYAVVSATILVLLVALSWLFAGLVGVGVFVVASLVGLVPVRLRTRRVHLMGVLVGPLVLGV, from the coding sequence ATGGACCCGCTCGCGGTCGGACTCGTCCCCTCAGTTCGCCCGACGCTCGCGCTCGCGCCGACGGCGGAGTTACTGCTGTTCGCCGTCTGCGGCGTCTGCCTCGGCACCGTGAGCGGACTCGTACCGGGCGTCCACGCGAACAACTTCGCGCTACTGCTGGCGGCGGTCGGCCCGACGCTTCCGGGGTCGCAGACCGCCGTCGGTGCGGCGATTCTCGCCGCCGGCGTCGTCCACACGTTTCTCGACGTGGTGCCGGCGCTCGCGCTCGGCGTTCCCGACCCGGCGATGGCGGCGACGGCGCTACCCGGTCACCGCCTCGTCGTCGCCGGCCGAGGGCGGGAGGCGCTCAGACTCTCCGCGTTGGGTAGCGTACTCGCCGTCGCGCTGGCGGTACCGCTCGCGCTGCCGGTGACGTGGCTGATGACGGAGGCGTATCCGGTCGTCCGGGCGTACCTTCCGGTCGTTCTCTCGGCCGTCGTCTTGCTCCTGTTCGTCACCGAACCGTCCCGTCGTGCGGCGCTCGCAGGCGCGTTCTGTTTCGTCCTCGCGTCCGCTCTCGGCGTCTCGACGCTCGATCTGGAACCCGAGGCACCGCTGGCGCTCGGCGGGATGCTCGCGCCGCTGTTCTCGGGGCTGTTCGGCGCGCCGGTGCTACTCGACGCGTTCGACGGTGCAGGCGTCCCGCCGCAGGACGACGCGGCGCTTGCGCTCTCCGGTCGGGAGGTCGGCTGGACCGCCGGGGCCGGGTCGCTCGCGGGCGCGTTCGTCGGATATCTACCGGGCGTATCGGCTGCTGTCGCGTCGGTGCTGTCGCTGCCGCTCGTGCCGGACGTCGACGACGAGGGCGCGCGCGAGTTTCTCGTCGCGTCGAGTGGTGCCAACACGTCGAACACGGTTTTTGCGCTGTTCGCCCTCGTCACGCTCGGGACGCCGCGGACCGGCGTGATGGTCGCACTCGAAGACGGCGGCGGTGGCGTCGGTGCGGGGGCCCTCCCCGCGCTGTTGGCGACGACCGCTCTCGCTGCGCTCGCGGGGTTCGTGCTCGTCGTGGTCGTCGGCGACAGCTATCTCCGCGTGGTCGGGCGGACGAACTACGCCGTCGTCTCGGCGACGATACTCGTTCTCCTGGTCGCGCTCTCGTGGCTGTTCGCCGGTCTCGTCGGCGTCGGGGTTTTCGTCGTCGCCTCGCTCGTGGGCCTCGTTCCGGTGCGACTCCGTACGCGGCGCGTCCACCTGATGGGCGTCCTCGTCGGTCCGCTCGTTCTGGGCGTTTGA